A genomic segment from Methanoplanus limicola DSM 2279 encodes:
- the cls gene encoding cardiolipin synthase — protein MIINEIIQLIWDLIIPIIIIANMIFALAVVFIERKNPTATVAWLMALIFAPVIGFVLYLFVGQSFYRERMFRIKKEEDQAITEIIESQKKELITKDLPVEKTLYDPYKRMILMLMESNRAALTTKNRVKVFVDGNDKFESLLEAIKSAEDHIHMEYYILKDDEIGNEIFAALTERADAGVTVRFLGDGLGCAGPKKEFYEPFKAAGGKVAFFFPSLVAIRHPRINYRNHRKIAVIDGKTGFIGGFNIGDDYLSRIPEWAPWRDTAVRIKGHSVLPMQIRFILDWNYAAKDEQIELKGRYFPEMTGDETEKSGNVPVQIVSGGPDTYWNPIKESYLKMITLATESVYIQTPYFIPDESIMDALRIAALSGIDVKIMIPSKPDHLFVYWAGYSYIEQLLDAGVKAYTYNDGFIHAKTIVVDNVAASVGSANWDVRSFRLNFETNAIMYDRNVAEELKEYFIRDLSDCTELTEERILSLPKITRLKLSVSRLFSPLL, from the coding sequence ATGATAATAAATGAAATTATCCAGTTGATCTGGGATCTGATAATACCAATTATAATTATAGCAAATATGATTTTTGCTCTGGCAGTTGTTTTTATCGAGAGGAAAAACCCAACTGCCACAGTTGCATGGCTTATGGCACTTATTTTTGCTCCGGTCATAGGATTTGTCCTCTACCTTTTTGTCGGTCAGAGTTTTTACCGTGAGAGAATGTTCCGGATAAAAAAAGAGGAAGATCAGGCAATTACAGAAATAATAGAATCACAAAAAAAGGAGCTTATTACAAAAGATCTTCCGGTGGAAAAAACACTGTATGATCCCTACAAACGGATGATTCTGATGCTTATGGAGAGCAACAGGGCTGCATTGACAACCAAAAACAGGGTAAAGGTTTTTGTTGACGGAAATGATAAGTTTGAATCCCTCCTTGAAGCAATCAAAAGTGCAGAAGACCACATCCACATGGAGTATTATATCTTAAAAGATGATGAAATCGGGAATGAAATATTTGCTGCACTTACAGAACGTGCAGATGCAGGTGTAACAGTAAGGTTTCTTGGTGACGGGCTTGGATGTGCAGGACCAAAAAAGGAATTTTATGAACCTTTTAAAGCAGCCGGAGGAAAAGTGGCCTTTTTCTTTCCTTCTTTGGTAGCAATCAGGCATCCGAGGATAAATTACAGAAACCACAGAAAGATTGCAGTAATTGACGGCAAAACAGGGTTTATCGGAGGATTTAACATTGGAGACGATTATCTCAGCCGGATTCCAGAATGGGCACCATGGAGGGATACTGCCGTCCGGATTAAAGGTCATTCAGTACTGCCCATGCAGATAAGATTTATTCTGGACTGGAATTATGCTGCAAAAGATGAACAGATAGAACTGAAAGGCAGATATTTCCCGGAGATGACAGGAGATGAAACTGAAAAGAGCGGTAATGTACCTGTTCAGATTGTATCAGGAGGTCCTGACACCTACTGGAATCCAATAAAGGAGTCTTATCTGAAGATGATAACCCTTGCAACTGAGTCGGTTTACATTCAGACCCCGTATTTTATTCCGGATGAAAGCATTATGGATGCACTGAGAATTGCAGCATTGTCAGGGATTGACGTTAAAATTATGATCCCGTCAAAACCTGACCACCTCTTTGTTTACTGGGCGGGATATTCATACATCGAACAGCTCCTTGATGCAGGAGTAAAAGCCTATACCTATAATGATGGCTTCATTCACGCCAAAACAATAGTCGTTGACAATGTCGCCGCATCTGTTGGAAGTGCAAACTGGGACGTAAGAAGTTTCAGGCTCAATTTCGAGACAAATGCCATAATGTATGACAGAAATGTTGCAGAGGAACTAAAAGAATACTTCATCAGAGACCTTTCAGACTGCACAGAACTGACAGAAGAGCGTATTTTATCACTGCCAAAAATTACAAGATTAAAACTCTCAGTTTCAAGGCTTTTTTCTCCCCTGCTCTGA
- a CDS encoding PHP-associated domain-containing protein encodes MTNSLYNPIKLEKPDISALKKDGYTPADMHLHTCYSDGLTKIPDLLRYAEKKGISLSVTDHNEIGGALKAEKYAEDTLIIPGIELDTKEGPHLLIYFYTSDDLSEFFNDFNREKAELSPALTKNLPVMKCLTLAEQYDCLRVAAHPFGYYGINRGVLKCVDKNMLPGVMDHLDGIEAICGGMIRGLNEKSMEYARNNDIPFTGGSDAHILPDVGNVLTGSYVETVEEFLSGIVNRKNIVIGKSGNFLNKGATAGVIAWSFVPYTLSYLSAHYLANKRRMSDIFSSDK; translated from the coding sequence ATGACAAACTCTTTATATAACCCGATAAAACTTGAAAAACCTGACATCTCAGCCTTAAAAAAAGATGGCTATACCCCTGCGGATATGCACCTTCATACCTGCTACTCAGATGGCCTCACAAAAATTCCGGACCTTCTCAGATATGCGGAAAAAAAAGGAATTTCACTTTCAGTAACTGACCATAATGAGATAGGGGGTGCTTTAAAAGCGGAAAAATATGCAGAGGACACCTTAATAATTCCCGGCATTGAACTTGATACCAAAGAAGGACCACATCTCCTCATATATTTTTATACATCAGATGACCTATCTGAATTTTTTAATGACTTTAACAGGGAAAAAGCTGAATTAAGTCCGGCCCTCACAAAAAATCTGCCGGTTATGAAATGCCTCACTCTTGCAGAACAATATGACTGTTTAAGAGTTGCAGCACATCCCTTTGGATATTACGGAATAAACCGTGGGGTCTTAAAATGTGTGGATAAAAATATGCTCCCCGGAGTTATGGACCACCTGGACGGGATTGAAGCAATCTGTGGCGGAATGATAAGGGGCTTAAATGAGAAATCAATGGAATATGCCAGGAATAATGACATTCCTTTTACCGGTGGTTCGGATGCCCATATCCTGCCTGATGTAGGTAATGTCCTGACAGGTTCATATGTTGAAACGGTTGAGGAGTTTCTCTCCGGAATTGTGAACCGGAAGAATATTGTCATTGGAAAGTCCGGGAACTTCTTAAATAAGGGTGCAACAGCAGGTGTAATTGCATGGAGTTTTGTTCCGTACACCTTATCATATCTTTCTGCGCATTATTTGGCGAATAAAAGGAGAATGTCTGATATTTTCAGTTCAGATAAATAA
- a CDS encoding AAA family ATPase translates to MAFTLTPVKGEDFINRTRILDEMISELSNPDSTSGFALYGRRRIGKTSILKEVSGRLTEKGNIAVVYLSVWDLIDYTVEELCRKLILEIIDAYRPYLSLKFRSYELIKTPLSILRKILSEAELKVVYDEIEFIISRNNVQKSRDEMIEHTFTVSEKLSEKCPGNIKCVIMIDEFPSVIDLKSNNIKVGEAILRKIRTISENYQHTALCVSGSLRSTMNLAVLSPGSPFYRQLISKEILPFDLKHTGEILSAGLNITEDCIIEIYNFSAGIPFYIQYIGKMLKRRRPEGGTVTIGDAKETESEFIREEGNMLFREEFNSLSPKEKLVVLKIAKGYHRPKEIGERNELNSGDIRDKISNVSTYLGYLTDKGFVIKTGKGQYELCDPVFERWIREVLLDTR, encoded by the coding sequence ATGGCATTCACATTAACGCCTGTAAAAGGGGAAGACTTCATCAACAGAACCAGAATTCTTGATGAAATGATCTCTGAACTATCCAATCCGGACTCAACATCAGGATTTGCCCTTTATGGCCGCCGGAGAATTGGCAAAACTTCAATCTTAAAGGAAGTTTCAGGGAGGCTGACAGAAAAGGGAAATATTGCAGTTGTTTATCTGTCTGTCTGGGATCTTATTGATTATACAGTTGAAGAACTCTGCAGAAAACTGATACTTGAGATAATTGATGCTTACAGGCCGTATTTATCCCTGAAATTCCGTTCATACGAGCTGATAAAAACTCCTCTGTCCATACTCAGGAAAATTCTTTCTGAGGCTGAACTTAAAGTGGTTTATGATGAAATTGAGTTTATTATAAGCCGGAATAATGTGCAGAAAAGCAGAGATGAAATGATTGAGCACACTTTTACAGTCTCTGAAAAACTGTCAGAAAAATGTCCCGGAAATATCAAATGTGTAATAATGATCGATGAATTTCCTTCTGTTATTGACCTTAAAAGTAACAATATTAAAGTTGGGGAGGCAATTTTGCGTAAAATCAGAACCATATCGGAAAATTATCAGCACACTGCCCTTTGTGTATCCGGGTCTCTCAGAAGCACAATGAACCTTGCTGTACTCTCACCAGGGTCACCGTTTTACCGGCAGTTAATCTCAAAAGAGATACTCCCGTTCGATCTTAAGCATACCGGGGAAATATTATCTGCCGGACTGAATATCACAGAGGATTGCATTATAGAGATTTATAATTTCTCAGCCGGAATTCCGTTTTACATACAGTATATCGGTAAGATGCTTAAGAGAAGAAGACCTGAAGGCGGCACCGTCACTATTGGAGATGCAAAAGAGACTGAATCTGAATTTATAAGAGAGGAGGGAAATATGCTATTCAGAGAGGAATTTAATTCTTTAAGTCCAAAAGAGAAGCTGGTTGTGCTTAAGATTGCTAAAGGCTATCACAGACCAAAGGAGATCGGGGAGAGAAATGAGTTGAATTCCGGAGATATCCGGGATAAAATATCAAATGTAAGTACTTATCTTGGCTATTTAACAGATAAGGGATTTGTCATAAAAACCGGAAAAGGTCAATATGAACTCTGTGATCCCGTATTTGAAAGATGGATAAGAGAAGTTTTACTGGACACACGCTGA
- a CDS encoding ABC transporter ATP-binding protein codes for MPPVILTKNLTKNFGELRAVDSVTLSVEKGSLFGLLGPNGSGKTTMIRMLTGQMKESSGSAEVLGIDPAKEPVKVRAAVGIIPEQETPPSFLTAEEYLSFAGKIRKIGDIEEKAEWWFDYLDFADKKDVLCKDLSRGTRQKLMFAQAFLHNPDLALIDEPLINLDPVMQRKVKGFLKDYTDSGRTIFLSTHILEIAGEICTDFAILHKGKLLHTGKVTELKEKDIHLDDFFMELVEKEIIDEIIEGKERGEEGIVEREKNA; via the coding sequence ATGCCACCCGTAATTCTGACAAAAAACCTGACTAAAAACTTCGGAGAACTAAGAGCTGTCGATTCAGTCACGCTTTCGGTTGAGAAAGGCAGCCTCTTCGGGCTGTTAGGACCAAACGGCTCCGGAAAGACGACAATGATCAGAATGCTCACCGGACAGATGAAGGAGTCGTCCGGCTCGGCAGAGGTTCTTGGAATTGACCCTGCAAAGGAACCGGTAAAAGTCAGAGCGGCGGTGGGGATAATCCCCGAACAGGAGACACCGCCGAGCTTTCTGACTGCTGAGGAGTATCTCTCATTTGCCGGAAAAATCCGTAAAATCGGGGATATTGAGGAGAAGGCAGAATGGTGGTTTGACTACCTCGATTTTGCGGACAAGAAGGATGTCTTATGCAAGGATCTCTCACGGGGAACAAGGCAGAAGCTCATGTTTGCACAGGCATTTCTCCATAATCCCGATCTCGCATTAATAGATGAACCCCTCATCAACCTCGATCCGGTCATGCAGAGAAAGGTCAAGGGCTTTTTAAAGGATTACACAGATTCCGGAAGGACAATATTTCTCTCTACCCACATACTTGAAATTGCGGGGGAGATATGCACAGATTTTGCAATTCTTCATAAAGGAAAACTCCTCCATACCGGAAAAGTAACTGAACTAAAGGAAAAAGATATTCATCTTGACGACTTTTTCATGGAGCTTGTGGAGAAAGAAATTATAGATGAGATAATTGAAGGGAAAGAAAGAGGAGAAGAAGGAATCGTAGAGAGGGAGAAGAATGCCTGA
- a CDS encoding type II toxin-antitoxin system PemK/MazF family toxin produces MKDKLNLGEGDVFFLDLTGHTGISESTMKDPHYIAVVMNPGKLLNENHRTIICVPMTSVKSKMWDEVNNRPRIYSHYLIKPEKYPELKNNTLIKCEQIYTINREYFSDYRFTLDKHDLHEVRKRMINIIGY; encoded by the coding sequence ATGAAGGATAAACTGAATCTGGGGGAAGGGGATGTTTTTTTCCTTGATTTAACTGGGCACACCGGAATTTCAGAGAGCACAATGAAAGATCCGCATTATATTGCAGTTGTAATGAATCCAGGAAAACTTCTTAACGAAAATCACAGAACAATAATCTGTGTGCCGATGACATCGGTTAAGTCTAAGATGTGGGATGAAGTTAATAACAGGCCAAGAATTTACTCCCATTATCTGATTAAACCTGAGAAATATCCGGAACTAAAGAATAATACGCTGATAAAGTGTGAGCAGATTTATACCATAAACCGTGAATATTTCTCAGATTATCGTTTTACACTTGATAAACACGACCTTCATGAAGTCAGGAAACGCATGATTAACATAATTGGATACTGA
- a CDS encoding Panacea domain-containing protein, whose amino-acid sequence MKTEKQLNALIYAIERYPEIGRTKLMKFVFFVDLFRFNQTGETLLEDEYIRLPNGPVPDIGFSYTDNSNAYLSVTCEQIGPEHCLYQYKPRKKSDVLLFSEDDIKLFDLIIQTLKKYNTQSVSDLTHRFTLWKEAENSDIITKEKLRLDEYEYDDLESFFYYNQALTDAEGVTEYPGDDACDTVSEEMMSLQLESMDRSE is encoded by the coding sequence ATGAAGACTGAAAAACAGCTTAATGCCCTTATCTATGCCATTGAGAGATATCCGGAGATCGGAAGAACCAAGCTGATGAAATTTGTTTTTTTTGTGGATTTATTCAGATTTAACCAGACCGGAGAGACACTTCTGGAAGATGAATATATTCGTCTTCCAAACGGTCCTGTGCCTGATATTGGTTTTTCATATACAGATAATTCAAATGCCTATCTGAGTGTAACCTGTGAGCAGATAGGCCCGGAACACTGTTTATATCAGTATAAACCAAGAAAAAAATCTGATGTTTTACTATTCTCCGAAGATGACATTAAATTGTTTGATCTGATTATCCAGACACTGAAGAAATACAATACTCAGTCAGTGAGTGATCTCACTCACAGATTTACTCTCTGGAAAGAAGCAGAAAACAGTGATATTATAACCAAAGAAAAACTCCGGCTTGATGAATATGAATATGATGATCTTGAATCTTTTTTTTATTATAATCAGGCCTTAACTGATGCTGAAGGGGTAACTGAATATCCGGGAGATGATGCCTGTGACACAGTCTCTGAAGAAATGATGTCCCTCCAGTTGGAATCAATGGACAGATCAGAATAA
- the serS gene encoding serine--tRNA ligase produces MLELKFIRNNPDVVRADLNKRGDEEKLLWIDDLLAKDIKSREMQTEINTMRARRNVISREINDARKAKEDFSGLLEEAKSLPARIKEDEAELEEINAKLKYYQMRIPNLLHETVPVGADDSENVEVKKWGEAVVPSFELKNHGELAVEKNLADFERAARISGSGFYMLKGNLAMMDLALQRLAVDLLTGRGYTPIIPPYMMNRAAYEGVTDLADFENVMYAIDGEDEFLIATSEHPMAAMYMDEIFEEKDLPIRMAGISPCFRREIGAHGLDTRGLFRVHQFNKVEQFIYCKPEDSWAMHEELLKNSEDLYQMLGLPYRVVNICTGDIGTVAAKKYDMEVWMPREETYREVVSCSNCTAYQSVRLNIKVRDAHDFETKNFVHTLNSTAVATTRTIRAIMENYQEEGGTVVVPKVLRPYMNGAETL; encoded by the coding sequence ATGCTTGAACTGAAATTTATACGGAATAACCCGGATGTTGTCAGGGCTGACCTCAATAAAAGGGGAGATGAGGAGAAGCTTTTATGGATCGATGACCTGCTTGCAAAGGATATTAAATCCCGTGAGATGCAGACCGAAATCAACACCATGCGGGCACGGCGCAATGTTATCAGCCGGGAGATAAATGATGCACGGAAAGCAAAGGAAGATTTTTCGGGACTTCTTGAAGAGGCAAAATCCCTGCCTGCCAGAATAAAGGAAGATGAGGCAGAACTTGAGGAGATTAATGCGAAGCTGAAATATTACCAGATGAGAATCCCAAATCTTCTCCATGAGACTGTCCCTGTCGGTGCGGATGACTCTGAGAATGTAGAGGTTAAAAAATGGGGCGAAGCTGTCGTGCCTTCATTTGAGCTTAAAAACCACGGTGAACTTGCGGTGGAGAAGAACCTGGCTGATTTTGAGAGAGCAGCAAGAATTTCCGGCTCCGGATTTTACATGCTCAAGGGAAACCTCGCAATGATGGATCTCGCCCTTCAGCGCCTTGCAGTCGATCTTCTTACCGGACGTGGCTATACTCCCATAATTCCGCCTTACATGATGAACCGTGCCGCATATGAAGGCGTTACAGATCTCGCTGACTTTGAAAATGTGATGTATGCCATTGACGGTGAGGACGAATTCCTCATTGCAACAAGTGAGCACCCGATGGCTGCAATGTACATGGATGAGATCTTTGAGGAGAAGGACCTGCCAATCCGGATGGCCGGTATAAGCCCCTGCTTCAGGCGTGAGATCGGTGCACACGGCCTTGATACCAGAGGACTTTTCAGGGTTCACCAGTTCAACAAGGTTGAGCAGTTCATCTACTGTAAGCCGGAGGATTCATGGGCAATGCATGAGGAGCTTCTCAAAAATTCTGAGGACCTCTACCAGATGCTTGGCCTTCCATACAGGGTTGTCAATATCTGCACCGGAGATATAGGCACTGTCGCCGCCAAGAAGTATGATATGGAGGTCTGGATGCCGCGTGAGGAGACATACCGTGAGGTTGTATCATGCTCAAACTGTACGGCATACCAGTCTGTGAGGCTGAACATCAAGGTCAGGGATGCACATGACTTTGAGACGAAGAACTTTGTTCACACCTTAAACAGCACAGCGGTTGCAACCACACGAACGATTCGTGCTATTATGGAAAATTATCAGGAAGAGGGCGGCACGGTTGTTGTGCCAAAGGTCTTAAGGCCGTATATGAACGGCGCTGAGACTCTCTGA
- a CDS encoding GNAT family N-acetyltransferase: MAEDSGISGSFESDGAEFIIRNMRPGEVSTAVSFAAEEGWNPGLYDGVCHYAVDPAGWFVAESEGVVVGIVQFSNYDDNFSFGGFLVVKPELRNLGIGDALLKAGLSHTEERICGADGVFEMQDTYSRKYGFIFAYRNIRWEGNIEGRKDHGFLNAADVSFEKLLEYDTRHFPAERRTFLEKWINQPESTCLVSKKDGEITGYGMIRRCVSGWKIGPLFGEDEIIAEELFLALCGSVDSGSVKSGPVYFDTPEPNVKAVAIAEKYGMVEVFGTARMYRNEVPELPLNNIFGVTSFEMG, encoded by the coding sequence ATGGCAGAGGATTCCGGAATTTCCGGCAGCTTTGAGAGTGATGGGGCTGAGTTTATCATAAGAAATATGCGGCCTGGTGAGGTTTCAACAGCAGTTAGCTTTGCGGCTGAAGAGGGATGGAACCCGGGACTGTATGACGGTGTGTGTCATTATGCCGTTGATCCTGCCGGCTGGTTTGTAGCTGAGTCGGAGGGTGTTGTTGTTGGTATTGTGCAGTTCTCAAATTATGATGATAATTTCTCATTCGGAGGATTTCTGGTTGTAAAACCGGAGCTTAGAAATCTTGGCATTGGTGATGCACTCCTGAAGGCGGGCCTTTCACATACGGAAGAGAGGATCTGCGGTGCAGACGGGGTTTTTGAGATGCAGGACACCTATTCCCGGAAGTACGGGTTTATTTTTGCGTACCGGAATATCAGGTGGGAAGGAAATATTGAAGGGAGGAAGGATCACGGATTTCTGAATGCGGCAGATGTTTCCTTTGAGAAGCTTCTTGAGTATGACACCCGTCATTTTCCGGCTGAGAGGAGAACTTTTCTTGAGAAGTGGATTAACCAGCCGGAGAGCACCTGCCTTGTAAGCAAAAAAGACGGTGAGATCACAGGTTACGGTATGATTCGGAGATGCGTTTCCGGGTGGAAAATCGGCCCTTTATTTGGTGAAGATGAAATAATTGCAGAAGAGCTCTTTCTTGCACTCTGCGGTTCAGTGGATTCTGGTTCAGTTAAGTCCGGCCCTGTTTACTTTGATACCCCTGAACCCAATGTGAAGGCGGTGGCAATTGCTGAAAAATACGGTATGGTGGAGGTCTTCGGCACTGCAAGGATGTATAGGAATGAGGTGCCGGAGCTTCCCTTAAATAATATATTTGGTGTCACGTCCTTTGAGATGGGATGA
- a CDS encoding type II toxin-antitoxin system HicB family antitoxin, producing the protein MEKNYNFRIMLRKEPEGGYTAYVPSLPGCVTFGDTIDEATEMVREAVELYIESLIEHGEPVPSDDEILEYNLQIKAQA; encoded by the coding sequence ATGGAAAAAAACTATAATTTCAGAATTATGCTCAGAAAAGAACCTGAAGGAGGATATACAGCATATGTACCTTCACTTCCGGGATGTGTTACATTTGGAGATACTATAGACGAAGCTACAGAAATGGTAAGGGAGGCCGTTGAGCTGTACATTGAAAGTCTCATAGAACATGGTGAACCTGTACCTTCAGACGATGAAATATTAGAATATAATCTTCAGATTAAAGCACAGGCATGA
- a CDS encoding type II toxin-antitoxin system HicA family toxin, translated as MRLPNLNPEKVIKVIKKKGFLLDRVKGSHHIYVHPETRQRVVIPAHKKDLPKGTLMEILKQAGINKDDFEDF; from the coding sequence ATGAGGCTTCCTAATTTAAACCCGGAAAAGGTAATTAAAGTTATCAAAAAAAAGGGTTTTCTTCTCGACAGAGTAAAAGGAAGTCACCATATATACGTTCACCCTGAGACAAGGCAAAGGGTTGTTATTCCGGCTCATAAAAAAGATCTGCCTAAAGGTACACTAATGGAGATATTAAAGCAGGCAGGCATAAATAAAGATGATTTTGAAGATTTTTAG
- a CDS encoding metal-dependent hydrolase: MKIKWLGHSCFYLEGSKRILIDPFMPYGSFDCMPDIVAVTHGHGDHLGETVSLNKLTVCPNELAKYLSERGLETEPMNIGGSIEVLGVRFTMVPALHSSWFEMGGEGAYGGPASGFVIEMDGVSVYHAGDTGLFSDMKLIHDLYHPDVALLPIGDRFTMGPAEAMMAAEFVGAPLVIPMHYNTFPPIEQDAGEFKRAIETVTDMKVCVMNPGDEIDPEDYLKE; this comes from the coding sequence ATGAAGATCAAGTGGCTTGGACATTCGTGTTTTTATCTTGAAGGCTCAAAGAGAATTCTGATAGACCCATTTATGCCTTATGGCAGTTTTGACTGTATGCCTGATATTGTGGCAGTAACACACGGGCATGGTGACCATCTGGGTGAGACAGTTTCTTTGAATAAACTTACGGTCTGCCCCAATGAGCTTGCCAAATATCTCTCTGAACGGGGGCTTGAGACTGAACCGATGAATATTGGTGGTTCAATTGAGGTTTTGGGTGTCAGGTTTACAATGGTTCCGGCACTTCATTCGTCATGGTTTGAGATGGGCGGTGAGGGTGCATACGGCGGGCCCGCATCCGGTTTTGTGATTGAGATGGATGGTGTGAGTGTCTATCATGCCGGAGATACAGGGTTGTTTTCAGATATGAAGCTGATTCATGATCTCTATCACCCGGATGTTGCCCTGCTTCCTATCGGGGACCGGTTTACTATGGGGCCGGCAGAGGCCATGATGGCAGCTGAATTTGTCGGTGCTCCGCTTGTTATTCCGATGCACTACAATACTTTCCCGCCTATTGAGCAGGATGCAGGGGAGTTTAAGAGGGCGATTGAGACTGTTACGGATATGAAGGTATGTGTAATGAACCCCGGTGATGAGATTGATCCTGAAGATTACCTGAAGGAGTGA
- the glyS gene encoding glycine--tRNA ligase, with protein sequence MPDIYDKIMELAKRRGFVWPTSECYGSVAGFIDYGPLGAMMKRKVENLWRDFYVIREGYFEIECPTIGEESIYIASGHVKGFADKMIQCPSCSEFHRADHIAEANGITNAETKPIEELTEILKDLPCPACGGMFAGSEVYHFNLMFHTNIGPGSQRKGYMRPETAQGIFTDFNRLLRFYRDKLPFGAVQIGKSYRNEISPRQGMIRLREFTQAEAEIFVHPDKKDHPQFSRYADMKVPLRGIEQQENDREAAITGMADAVRAGTVANEYVAYYIALTYDFLISCGANPEKIRFRQHLPDERAHYATDCWDAEIYSERFGWVETVGIADRTDYDLRAHASQSNEPFTVFIPYETPEKVMQKRVKADMGRLGPLFRGKAKAVSEALADAVPGEDGARVVIDGEEHFVPKDMYELVEEEVEIRGEYVMPHVIEPSYGIDRVIYTVLEHSYEEEDVDGEIRRVLHFPPKIAPVQTAVLPLMTRDGLEEIARNIEEKLLDEGILAQYDDNGAIGRRYRRQDEAGTPFAVTVDYDTKEDGTVTLRDRDTMKQARVPAEEVPAILYSLIKGRINFESLCK encoded by the coding sequence ATGCCCGACATCTATGATAAAATAATGGAACTCGCAAAGAGGCGTGGGTTTGTATGGCCGACATCAGAATGCTATGGATCAGTTGCCGGATTTATAGACTACGGCCCCCTCGGCGCAATGATGAAAAGAAAAGTGGAGAATCTCTGGCGTGACTTTTATGTCATCCGGGAAGGCTACTTCGAGATCGAATGCCCGACAATCGGCGAAGAATCGATATACATCGCATCAGGTCACGTAAAGGGATTTGCAGACAAGATGATCCAGTGCCCTTCATGCAGTGAATTCCACAGAGCCGACCATATTGCGGAAGCAAACGGCATCACCAATGCAGAGACAAAGCCAATAGAAGAACTGACAGAGATCCTGAAAGACCTGCCCTGTCCAGCGTGCGGCGGGATGTTTGCAGGTTCAGAAGTCTATCACTTCAACCTCATGTTTCATACAAACATCGGGCCGGGATCACAGAGAAAGGGATACATGCGCCCGGAGACAGCTCAGGGTATATTTACGGATTTCAACCGCCTGCTCAGGTTTTACAGGGATAAACTACCCTTTGGTGCAGTCCAGATCGGAAAATCATACAGAAACGAGATCTCCCCCAGGCAGGGAATGATAAGACTCAGGGAATTTACCCAGGCTGAAGCTGAGATATTCGTTCATCCGGATAAGAAAGACCACCCGCAGTTCTCCAGATATGCTGATATGAAAGTTCCTCTGAGAGGGATAGAGCAGCAGGAGAACGACCGGGAGGCCGCCATTACAGGAATGGCAGATGCAGTCAGAGCAGGTACTGTAGCAAACGAATATGTGGCATATTATATCGCGCTCACATACGATTTCCTCATATCCTGCGGGGCAAACCCTGAGAAGATCAGGTTCAGGCAGCATCTTCCGGATGAGAGGGCACATTACGCAACCGACTGCTGGGATGCGGAGATATATTCTGAGAGATTCGGATGGGTTGAAACCGTAGGAATAGCCGACAGGACGGACTATGACCTCCGTGCACATGCCTCACAGAGCAATGAACCATTTACCGTATTCATCCCGTACGAAACTCCTGAAAAAGTTATGCAGAAGAGGGTGAAGGCAGACATGGGACGGCTCGGACCGCTGTTCAGGGGAAAGGCAAAAGCAGTTTCAGAAGCCCTTGCAGATGCAGTTCCCGGAGAGGACGGAGCAAGAGTTGTTATAGACGGCGAGGAGCATTTTGTCCCTAAGGATATGTATGAACTTGTCGAAGAGGAAGTTGAGATTCGCGGAGAATATGTCATGCCCCATGTAATAGAACCTTCATACGGCATTGACAGGGTCATCTACACCGTCCTTGAGCATTCATACGAGGAAGAGGATGTCGACGGTGAAATCAGGCGTGTCCTGCACTTCCCGCCAAAAATTGCACCTGTCCAGACTGCTGTTCTTCCGCTAATGACAAGAGACGGCCTTGAAGAGATTGCAAGGAATATCGAAGAGAAACTTCTCGATGAAGGCATACTTGCCCAGTATGACGACAATGGTGCAATAGGAAGAAGATACAGAAGGCAGGACGAAGCAGGCACACCTTTCGCCGTGACAGTTGATTACGACACAAAGGAAGACGGAACAGTGACACTAAGAGACAGAGATACAATGAAACAGGCAAGGGTTCCCGCAGAAGAAGTTCCGGCAATACTATACTCACTAATCAAAGGCAGAATTAACTTTGAATCACTCTGCAAGTGA